A single region of the Biomphalaria glabrata chromosome 15, xgBioGlab47.1, whole genome shotgun sequence genome encodes:
- the LOC106061713 gene encoding myosin-VIIa-like codes for MSQNSSGTNLSRQDSFGVSATVTAASAFGDDLADISYSIPELSQYKEDKSKKHGKHKEEAFIKTIYLNIDRQESSVHDQEENGEHTTGQLQSSGGSPDQSDAASGISGDSEETDLTVTTFSSFAQSRFVMKASPVYSCTALTHPLLPKDDKADYLASLASWVTILRIMGDIPDDAADKLVVTGSKSPIPSKLRSYFKTKYSKKDVDDAHRKYSDLFKDPTGTDTKSLPFLSGMTDTILEKVQLLCAMGIYRPSLRDELYCQLCKQLSNNPSKNSIVRGWVLMYMFAGSFAPTESLAPSFNSFLSEGPPEFSDKIDWMLRRTCSVGTRTYPPSWLEFQAAKNGKPVLVPISLMNGHRMLCEVDAAMTVSEVIRNIGERLGMNELTGFSLYISLHTKISCLGNSQHRLLDAISESETFSKQMGIRENNAIWRIFFRLEYFSSWHNPEEDDAVSELVFQQIRRGIKMSEYRLENEELLLNTAAKVYCLEHADDVGHLKLEAFVNSFIPDSLLEKRPKDFFPSKLKASFYNLKLDKERPSASTIKAEIITLGKDNFDILFSRYYNVSKVVSSNQQLTEVVVGVNHKGIFVVDSTDKLKLHLDFAEIVNIVKAKHSLTLGVAQQESVVFSTNHSDDFNNLVSTFIEELTKRSDHSNSQRGLYSAGYDTFFYFSETSHFHVLFESCVVQSDIATKPLHVGDGPQDANIIKGDILEMNQSVSELVGNETVTVLCQRTHKPCDIPVNLCYVVATVKPLPEDMMVRLVGQLRKGTTGNNIMEPKQQPNLQQYAKSHFRPSNENSVSKLLSKATLKKKDSEALWSYSKDGLKKPLLKRTCARDDVRKLATHCFASLQTYMSNLVCNDEVSNYVLCSEWILNPARRNKFLRDEIYCQIIKQLTNNNDKVQTDRGWSALTLLTSICPPSHELYEHVRAFLKASTHPLSTICESNLQLKKKRGGCRLYSSHFLEHEMVIKQLPNVRIQLFLPNQTTQTLEVTSHTKIFDIKKSITTRLKLSSSSEYSLFFSCGDKVNCLSDRAFYFDCLSHAEVYWFKQGKRSSYSVTKNQPLLVMLKKIWVNGQPGTDPVADQIFHYSQEMPNYLRGYHNIPEDLIIKLAALVYRGQFGSETKHFSKPSALINLIIPKHFLNGKDINSVMKAVEKQYQADVTLSQQEARSTFLQYLSQLNTYGSVFFEVKQRVVDYLPKVCLIAINYSGVHIIETENKIVVKSYNYDQIPNWAYDEQSFTLIVVEGSSTNKILLETKVGHNMDDLLMSYVGWIMNYQMRKKHGYLGDQAGESIV; via the exons ATGTCTCAAAATTCGTCAGGAACTAATTTG TCAAGACAAGATAGCTTTGGAGTCTCAGCAACAGTAACAGCCGCTTCAGCCTTTGGAGATGACCTTGCGGATATTTCCTACTCAATTCCAGAACTCTCCCAATATAAGGAGGACAAGAGCAAAAAGCATGGCAAACATAAAGAAGAAGCTTTCATTAAAACTATATACCTCAACATTGACAGACAG GAATCTTCAGTACACGATCAAGAAGAGAATGGGGAACACACTACTGGACAGCTCCAGTCTTCAGGGGGATCTCCTGATCAATCTGATGCTGCCAGTGGCATCAGTGGAGACAGTGAAGAAACTGACCTGACAGTCACCACTTTCTCCTCCTTTGCACAGAGCAGATTCGTGATGAAAGCTTCTCCTGTCTACAGCTGCACAGCTCTGACTCATCCCTTACTGCCTAAAGATGACAAAGCAGACTATTTA GCTTCGTTGGCATCATGGGTAACTATTCTTAGAATTATGGGAGATATACCTGATGATGCTGCTGATAAACTGGTTGTAACTGGA AGCAAGTCACCTATTCCAAGCAAACTCAGATCTTACTTCAAAACCAAATATTCTAAAAAAGATGTTGATGATGCCCACAGAAAGTATTCAGACCTG TTTAAGGATCCTACTGGAACTGATACAAAGTCTCTCCCATTCCTGTCTGGCATGACAGACACAATTCTGGAGAAAGTTCAGTTGTTATGTGCAATGGGGATCTACAGGCCATCATTAAg AGATGAACTATACTGTCAACTGTGCAAACAGTTAAGTAACAACCCTTCAAAGAACAGTATTGTCCGAGGCTGGGTACTGATGTACATGTTTGCAGGCAGCTTTGCACCAACTGAAAGT TTAGCCCCAAGTTTCAACAGTTTTTTGTCCGAAGGGCCACCAGAATTCTCGGATAAGATAGACTGGATGCTTAGACGTACTTGCAGTGTGGGGACAAGAACTTATCCACCTAGTTGGCTGGAGTTTCAA GCTGCAAAAAATGGCAAGCCAGTGCTGGTGCCAATATCTCTAATGAATGGTCACCGAATGCTTTGTGAAGTAGATGCTGCCATGACAGTGAGTGAAGTCATCAGAAATATCGGGGAGAGACTTGGCATGAATGAGTTAACTGGATTCTCTTTATACATTTCACTGCACACCAAG ATCTCCTGTTTAGGGAATAGTCAACACAGATTACTAGATGCTATATCAGAGAGTGAGACGTTCTCAAAACAGATGGGGATACGGGAGAATAATGCAAtatggagaattttttttagattagaatATTTCAG TTCATGGCACAATCCAGAAGAAGATGATGCAGTTTCAGAATTAGTTTTTCAGCAAATACGACGAGGCATAAAAATGTCAGAATATAGActagaaaat GAAGAATTACTTCTGAACACAGCTGCTAAGGTTTACTGTCTAGAACATGCCGATGATGTTGGTCACCTCAAACTTGAGGCTTTTGTCAACTCTTTCATACCAGACTCTCTGTTAGAGAAGAGACCCAAAGATTTTTTCCCT agcAAGCTAAAGgcttctttttataatttaaaattagacAAAGAAAGACCCTCAGCGTCCACCATCAAGGCTGAAATTATAACATTGGGAAAAgataattttgatattttattttcccGCTACTACAATGTGAGTAAAGTTGTCAGCTCCAACCAGCAGCTGACTGAAGTAGTGGTCGGGGTAAATCACAAGGGAATATTTGTTGTAGACAGCACCGATAAACTCAAGCTGCATTTGGACTTTGCAGAAATCGTCAATATTGTTAAGGCCAA GCATAGCTTGACTCTGGGTGTAGCACAGCAAGAGAGTGTTGTGTTCAGCACCAACCACTCTGATGACTTTAACAACTTGGTGTCCACTTTTATCGAGGAGCTGACAAAAAGGTCAGACCACAGCAATAGCCAGAGAGGACTTTACTCAGCTGG ATATGAtacattcttttatttctctGAAACTTCCCACTTTCATGTTTTATTTGAGAGCTGTGTTGTTCAATCAGACATTGCTACAAAACCTCTGCATGTTGGAG ATGGACCTCAAGATGCTAACATCATTAAAGGAGATATTCTTGAAATGAACCAGTCTGTGTCAGAACTTGTAGGCAATGAAACAGTGACAGTCCTGTGTCAGAGAACCCACAAACCTTGCGACATCCCTGTCAATTTGTGTTATGTGGTGGCCACAGTAAAACCTTTACCAGAGGACATGATG GTGCGACTTGTTGGTCAGCTACGTAAAGGTACAACTGGTAATAATATCATGGAACCAAAGCAACAGCCAAATTTACAACAGTATGCAAAATCTCACTTCAG GCCTTCTAATGAGAACTCTGTCAGCAAGTTACTGAGTAAAGCAACACTCAAGAAGAAAGACAGTGAAGCCTTGTGGAGCTACAGTAAAGATGGTCTCAAAAAGCCCCTGCTGAAACGTACTTGTGCCAGGGATGATGTCAGGAAGTTAGCCACTCACTGCTTTGCAT CTCTGCAGACCTACATGTCTAACTTGGTGTGCAATGATGAAGTCTCCAACTATGTTCTTTGCTCAGAATGGATATTGAATCCTGCCAGAAGGAAT AAATTTCTGCGAGATGAGATCTACTGCCAGATAATCAAACAGCTTACAAACAACAATGATAA GGTACAAACAGACAGAGGCTGGTCAGCGCTAACACTGCTGACATCCATCTGCCCTCCTAGTCATGAACTGTATGAGCATGTCAGAGCATTTCTGAAAGCCTCAACACATCCACTGTCTACCATTTGTGAGTCAAACCTACAGCTGAAGAAAAA ACGAGGTGGTTGCCGCCTATATTCCTCCCACTTCCTAGAACATGAGATGGTCATCAAGCAACTACCTAATGTCAGAATACAACTATTTTTACCAAATCAAACAACTCAG ACTTTGGAAGTCACAAGTcatacaaaaatatttgatattaagAAAAGCATCACCACTCGTCTTAAGTTGTCAAGTTCCAGTGAATACAGTTTATTCTTCAGCTGTGGTGATAAAG TGAACTGTTTGTCTGACCGagctttttattttgattgtctGTCTCATGCTGAAGTGTATTGGTTCAAACAAGGGAAAAGGAGCAGCT ATTCTGTTACCAAGAACCAGCCTCTGTTGGTCATGTTGAAAAAAATCTGGGTCAATGGTCAACCAGGAACGGACCCAGTTGCTGATCAAATATTTCACTATTCCCAG GAAATGCCTAATTACCTGCGAGGTTATCACAATATTCCTGAAGATCTTATCATCAAACTGGCAGCACTAGTCTACAGGGGTCAATTTGGTTCAGAAACTAAACACTTCTCCAAGCCAAG tgCATTGATAAATCTCATCATCCCAAAGCACTTTTTAAATGGTAAGGATATAAACAGTGTTATGAAG GCTGTTGAGAAACAATATCAAGCAGATGTGACATTGTCGCAGCAAGAAGCCAGGTCAACATTTCTTCAATACCTTTCACAGCTTAATACTTATGGTTCTGTGTTCTTTGAGGTCAAG caACGTGTTGTTGATTACCTTCCTAAAGTCTGCCTCATAGCTATTAATTACTCTGGTGTTCATATAATAGAAACAGAAAACAAG ATTGTTGTCAAAAGTTACAACTACGATCAGATTCCCAACTGGGCTTATGATGAGCAATCTTTCACTTTAATTGTGGTAGAGGGCAGCAGtacaaacaaaattttgttAGAAACTAAAGTG GGACATAACATGGATGATCTTCTGATGTCTTATGTTGGATGGATTATGAACTATCAAATGCGCAAAAAGCATGGCTACTTAGGAGACCAAGCAGGGGAGAGCATCGTCTGA